One Rhinoderma darwinii isolate aRhiDar2 chromosome 6, aRhiDar2.hap1, whole genome shotgun sequence DNA window includes the following coding sequences:
- the ASIC4 gene encoding acid-sensing ion channel 4 isoform X2 has protein sequence MTRQGGMGNGLEIMLDIQQEEYLPIWRETNETSFEAGIRVQIHSQDEPPYIHQLGFGVSPGFQTFVSCQEQRLTYLPQPWGNCQANAATGEILQGYSMYSISACRLQCEKQAVVKSCSCRMVHMPGNETICSPSKYNSCADNTLDSLVGDNNDKCICRTPCNMTRYGKEISMVRIPNKGSARYLAKKYNKNETYIRENFLVLDVFFEALNYGTIEQKKAYDLPSLLGDIGGQMGLFIGASILTILEILDYLYEVIRDKVNKLFRRKPSPTKKPTDNVSTLAMDDLNDQSSTEVHGRHPEGAYATTVLPNHHRHYTHHGVFEDFAC, from the exons ATGACCCGACAGGGGGGGATGGGGAATGGACTGGAGATAATGCTGGACATCCAACAGGAGGAATATCTACCAATCTGGAGAGAGACCA ATGAGACATCATTTGAAGCTGGAATCAGGGTGCAGATACACAGCCAGGACGAACCCCCCTATATCCACCAGCTGGGGTTCGGAGTGTCTCCCGGTTTCCAGACATTCGTCTCTTGCCAGGAACAGAGG CTGACATATTTGCCACAGCCTTGGGGAAACTGCCAAGCCAATGCGGCCACAGGTGAAATCCTTCAGGGTTACAGTATGTACAGCATCTCTGCCTGTAGACTACAGTGTGAGAAACAGGCCGTGGTGAAGAGCTGCTCCTGTCGAATGGTCCATATGCCGG GAAATGAAACCATCTGCTCCCCCTCTAAGTATAACAGCTGCGCTGACAACACATTAG ACTCCCTGGTAGGAGATAATAATGATAAATGCATTTGCCGCACACCCTGTAACATGACTCGCTACGGCAAGGAGATCTCCATGGTCCGGATTCCCAATAAAGGCTCTGCTCGTTATCTGGCTAAGAAATACAACAAGAATGAAACTTACATTAG GGAAAACTTCCTGGTTCTAGACGTCTTCTTTGAAGCCCTCAACTATGGAACAATAGAACAGAAGAAAGCCTATGACCTGCCCAGTTTACTCG GAGACATCGGAGGGCAGATGGGTCTATTTATCGGAGCCAGTATCCTCACCATCCTGGAGATTCTAGATTACCTGTACGAG GTCATACGAGATAAAGTGAACAAATTGTTTCGGAGAAAACCATCTCCCACCAAAAAGCCAACAGATAACGTTTCAACACTTGCCATGGATGACCTGAATGACCAG AGCTCCACAGAGGTCCATGGACGTCATCCAGAAGGAGCCTATGCCACCACAGTGCTCCCCAACCATCATCGACACTACACACACCATGGTGTATTTGAGGACTTTGCCTGCTAG